GGCTCAAGGGTCACGTACAGAATACAATTTTCCAGTCTCCAGGTACCAAGTTCCTGGGAAGCCTTACGAATGGTTTCTATTTCTGCATGTGAAGTAACATCCTGCAGTTTTTCCCGGCGGTTGTGACCACAGGATACAATTTGCCCGTTTTTGACCAGGCAAGCCCCAACTGGGACTTCGTCTTCCTGGAAAGCCTGCCAGGCTTCCTTTAAAGCTATTTCCATGAATTTTTTGTGGTCCATGCGCTTATTATAGCAAAGGAGCTGATGCTTTCTGGGTGCAAAATTTGCAAGAAAGCGCCGGTTTATGATAAATTTAAAGAGCACTATTTGCTCTTATTCCAGCAGAAATTCTGCTTCCGGCTTTATTACGCCAGAGGAGGTGAAACGCTATTACTATCAGGAGAATTTGTATTGCTTACAGCCAGAGCGTCTTCGAGGAGCGGGAAAGTCGCTATTATCAACTGCAACCTGATTTGAAAGGTAAGACCCTGGAACTCATAGAGCAATCTTTGAGAGAGCTTTCTCTGGAAGTGGTAAGACTGAATGTTGACCAGCCCTTACCAGAGCTTATTGATTTCTTCGCTCGAGGCGAGGTGGATTTCGTTTTTAATCTTGCAGTTTCAGCAGCACGAATTTATAATCAGTCCTTTCTCCCCTCTATTTTTGACTCCATGGGTATCCCCTACCTTGGTTCCAGCTCCACTGTCCACTCTCTGTGTTTGGACCGCAGTTTGGTTAAGCTTTCTCTGCGAGGTATTGGCGTGCCCACGCCCTCGTATTTTTTATGGTCACCCAACCTGGAAATTCCCGAGAACCTGGATTTGCCGTTTATCATCAAGCCCCGTTTCAGAATTCAGGATAACCTTATTGATATGAGCTCTTTAATCACTGAAGAGTCCCGCTTAAAGGAAGCCCTGGAAGATTTTTATCGAAAGAGTATGGAGAAATTACTGGTTGAAAAGTTTGTTGCAGGCCGTGAATTGGTGATAGGTATATGGGGCAACGACCGGGAACTGGAGGTTCTGCCCATTATGGAAGTAAACCTGAGCAAAGAAAAACCCATTCGTGATCCGGAACTCAAAAACCGCAGGGGTTACGTCATTGATGTTGCCTGTCCTTCGGACCTTTCTGAGGAGCAAAAAACACTTGTGGAGAACATGGCTCTTAAGATATACCGGGAATTGAACCTACGTGATTTTGCGACCTTCCACTGTATTTTTGCAGAAAAAGAAGGCATGCCTTTCTTTTTCGAAATCAATTCCTTGCCCTTGCTACATCCTCGTCACAGTGCTTTTCCCGAAATGTGTAGCGTTGCTGGCTTTAGTTACCAGGAAATGGTTAGACGTCTCCTGGAAATCGCTGCAAAAAGGTTGGAGTTGCAATATGAGTGAGCAAATTACTTTTGCAATACTGGGTGCCGGTCATGGTGGTCAGGCGTTAGCGGGATATCTGGCTCTTAAGGGTTTTCCGGTTCATCTTTTCAACCGCAGCCCGGAGAGGATTGGGTCTGTGAAAATCATGGGTGGTGTTCAGTTGGAGGGGGAAATTCAAGGTTTTGCTCCTCTGAAGCTGGTGACCTCTGACATTGGTGAGGCTGTAAAGGGTGCCAAGGTTATCATGGTAGTAGTTCCAGCAACTGGACACCGCTTCCTGGCAGAAATCATGTCTCCTTATCTTGAGGATGGCCAAATCGTGGTTTTGAACCCTGGCAGGACCGGTGGAGCTCTTGAAGTCAAGCATGTTTTTCAGGAGCGGGGAGTAAAAGCAGAAGTCATCGTTGCCGAAGCACAAACTTTTATTTTCGCAAGCCGGGTCACTGGTCCGGCTCAGGCACGCATTTTCAGGATTAAAAACAGTATTCCAGTTGCTGCCATCCCGGCCTATAAAACGGTAGAAGTGGTGCGAACTTTGCGTCAGGCTTTGCCCCAGTTTGTTCCCGAAGACAACGTTTTGAAGACCAGCTTCAACAACATTGGAGCCGTTTTCCATCCCACCCTAACTATTCTGAATGCCGGGCGCATCGAAAGCACTCATGGAGAGTTTGACTATTATATGGAAGGGATTACCCCTTCGGTGGCCTTGATTCTTGAAGCTGTGGATCAGGAAAGAGTTAAGGTTGCTGAGGCCTTGGGAGTGAGAGCGGTTACTGCAAGAGAATGGTTGTACTCAGCGTATGATGCTTACGGACGCAACCTCTACGAGGCCATTCAAAACAACCCTGGTTATCGGGGTATTAAAGCGCCTTCCACCATTTTTCATCGCTACATTACCGAAGATGTGCCCATGAGTCTGGTTCCCATTGCTTCTTTTGGCAAAATGCTGGGAGTTCCCACACCTACCATCGATGCCCTTATTCATCTTGCCTCACTGTTGCACGGGCGAAATTACTTTTTGGAAGGGAGAACCGTTGAGAAACTGGGAGTTGCGGGTATGTCTGTGAAAGAAATTCGGGAAATGGTGGTTGTTGAGGAGGAGAAGCTATGACTTCGCAAAAATTAATCATTGGTGCTTCGATAGGAAACTGCGTGCATGTTGCAGGTATTTACCGTTTTCTAAGCCTGGCAGAGGAATACGGGTATAAATCGATTTTTCTGGGTCCAGCTGTTCCCATTGAAAAGCTGGTTCAGGAAATTGTCAACCACAAACCACAAAAGGTGATTGTTGGTTACCGCTTGAGCGAAGATGCTGCACGTTCCCTTTTCAGGGAGCTCCGAGACGCTCTGAAAGCAAAGGGCCTGGAGGGCAAGCTGGAGCTTATTTTAAGCTGCACACCTTCTTTGAAGTCCATCGCCGAGGAAATAGGTATTTTCAACTTCATCTTTACTGGAGAGGAAACTTTTCAAGAAATTCTGGAAAGCATCTCTGATAGGCCAAGGACGACCCCTGAGGAAAGGTACCCCCAGAATTTGCCTGAACGCATAGCTTCCAGAAAGCCCTTTCCCATCTTGCGTCACCACTTTGGCCTGCCCACGGTGGAGGAAACGGTACAGGGTGTGAGCAGGATTGCTGAGGCAAAAGTGATCGATGTGATTTCTCTTGGTCCTGACCAGAATGCACAGGAATTTTTCTTTCGCCCTGAACAGATGATTCCCGAACGTAGCGGTGCAGGAGGGGTACCACTGCGCAACAAAGAGGACCTGGAGCAGATTTATAAGGCTTCGCGCCGAGGGAATTATCCCTTGCTGCGCTGTTACAGTGGAACTAATGACCTTGTAAAGTGGGCACATCTTTTGAAAGAGACCATTAATATTGCCTGGGGAGCAGTGCCCCTCACTTGGTATAGTGTCCTCGATGGTCGCAGCAAGCGTTCTCTTGAGGAAGCAATTCGAGAAAATCAGGAAGCTATGAAAACCTATGCTTCCTTAGGCGTGCCTCTTGAAGTAAATGAGTCACACCAGTGGAGCCTGAGAGACGCTCCTGATTCGGTGGCCGTTGCTTCGTTTTATCTTGCTGCTTACAATGCGAAAAAAGCTGGAGCCCGTTTTTACGTTGCCCAGTATATGCTCAACACGCCTCCTGGCATTTCTCCTGTGGCTGACCTGGCTAAAATGCTTGCCAAGAGGGAACTCATTGCAGAGCTGATTGATGACGAGTTTACGGTTTTTACTCAGGTTCGAGGTGGTCTGGCTCATTTTTCTGCGGATCTCAATCTGGCTAAGGGGCAGCTCGGCGCTTCTACTGCTTTGGGTCTCTTCCTGGAACCAGACATCATCCATGTGGTTGGTTTCTGTGAAGCTGTTCACCTTGCTCGCCCGGAGGAAGTGATTGAAAGTGCCCAGATTGTTAACGGAGTCCTGAAAGACCTTCTTTTTGGATTGCCTTCGATAGAAGGGGATGCTTTCATCAAAGAGCGTAAAGAAGAACTTAAAGAGGAAGGACGCTTAATTCTGGAGGCAATCCGCAAGCTGGGAGAAAAGGAAGAGGATCCTTTTACTTCTCCTCGGGTCATTGCTGAAGCGGTAAGAAGAGGCATTCTGGATGCTCCACATCTTCTGGGTAATCCGGAAGCTCTGGGTAAAACGCAAACCAGGGTTATCAAAGGCGTTTTACGCTGTGTGAACGAAAAGGGCGAAGTAATCACCGAGAAAGAGAGACTGCGTGCTTTGGGTTTTTAATGGTTTTTGACAGGTTTTTTTCAGGTCCGGCACAGAGGCTTTATATGCCGGACCTGAAAGTTTTTACCGTCTTCTTTTGGTGTCCCGGGAAGTTTTCAGGCTGGCCAGCTTTTCCTGACTTTCTTTCAAGAAACGGCTCATTTTTTGCTCCAGAGTTGCTTTGCTCTGCTCCAGTTTGGTTGCGTACTCTTTTTCTTCGTCTACAACTCTTTTTAGAGATAGGTCGATTTTGCCGTCCGGGGAGACTCGGAGTACTTTTACTTTGACCCGGTCGTTTACTTTGAGAAAATCGTTGACGTCCTTTACAAACTGGTTAGAAATTTCTGAAATGTGGATGAGGCCTTTGCTCCCATCTTCAAGTTCGACGAATGCCCCGAACTTGGCAATGCCTATCACTTTGCCTTCCACGATGCTGTCCACTTCAACCATAAACTACTAAGCTCCTCCTTATTTGAAATTGGGTTAATTATACAAACCTTGCCGAAACTTTGTCAAGGATTTTGAGAGGGAACCAGCTCCACAACAATTTCCCCTGGCTTGACAAGGTTAAGGCGTTCCCGGGCTAATTTCTCTATGTACCAGTCCTGGTGCAGGTATTCTTTTTCTTTCTTCATAGCGGCTATTTCCTGCTGTAATCTTTCTTCTTCTCGGATGAACTGCTCAATCCTTTCGCACGTTTTCCAGTAGATAACCATTTTCTCTAAGAACTGGTTTATCCACAGCACCAGGACTATGGTAAGAAAAGTGATAAAAAGTATTCTCCAGATATTCAGCTGGTTATTTCTTGGTGGGGAAGACGTCTTTTCCCCTGAAAATGGCCACATCACCAAGTTCCTCTTCAATCCTCAGGAGCTGGTTGTACTTAGCTATGCGTTCAGAACGACAGAGCGAGCCGGTTTTTATCTGTCCTGCGTTAGTTGCCACAGCGAGGTCAGCAATGGTAGTATCTTCGGTTTCTCCTGAGCGATGAGAGATTATCGAAGTGTATCCCGCTCTTTTTGCAATTTCAATAGTTTCCAGAGTTTCGCTCAAGGTACCTATTTGATTCAGCTTGATGAGAATGGAATTGCAAGTCTTTTCTCTGATGCCTCGCAAAAGGCGCTCTTTATTGGTTACAAAGAGGTCGTCTCCAACCAGCTGTATTCTTTCACCCAGGGCAAAGGTGAGCTTCTTCCAGCCATCCCAATCTTCTTCGGAGAGGGCGTCTTCGATGGAAACGATGGGGTATTTTTCCACCAGGCTCTGGTAGAACTCGATCATCTCGTCGATGTTCCTTTTCACACCTTCACGAGAGAAAACGTATATTCCATCCTGGAAAAGCTCGGAAGCAGCGACGTCAAGAGCCAGAAAAACATCCTTCCCTGGTTCATAGCCGGCTGCCTGGATGGCTTCTATGATAACTTCTATGGCTTCTTCGGAAGAATGCAGATTGGGTGCAAAACCTCCCTCGTCGCCCACACCAATTGAGTATCCTCTGCGCTTCAGGACCTTGGCAAGGTGATGGAAAACTTCAGCACCCATACGCAAAGCTTCAGCGAAAGAGGGAGCTCCACAGGGTGCAATCATGAATTCCTGAATGTCTACACCGCTATCGGCGTGTTTTCCGCCGTTTAGGATGTTCATAAGGGGCACTGGCAGCTCCCGGGCACCTGCTCCACCTATATAGCGGTAAAGAGGAAGACCGCAGTATTCAGCGGCTGCCTTGGCAACAGCAAGCGAGACACCTAGTATGGCATTGGCTCCCAGTTTCCCTTTATTAGGTGTTCCATCAAGCTCAATCAGAGTTTTGTCTATTTTACATTGCTCCAGTGCATCAAGACCAATGATTTCAGGGGCGATTATTTCGTTGACGTTTTCGACTGCCTTGCGGACACCTTTTCCCAGGTAACGGTTTTTATCGCCATCTCGCAATTCAACTGCTTCAAAGGTACCAGTGGAAGCACCGGAGGGAACAGCCGCCCTTCCAAAGGCTCCCGAAGCAAGGACTACTTCTACCTCAACAGTAGGGTTGCCGCGTGAATCAAGTATTTCTCTGGCACGAACGTCAAAAATGGTACTCATTCAGTTCATCTCCTTTCTAAGTTTATTCTAACTCATTTTATTTTTAGTCCTGGATAAGGGAAATACTGACCTTGCTTCCCGAAACAACCTTTTTCAGCGCTTCATATCCAGATGAAATTTTACCAACCACTTCCACTGCACTTGCTGGGCGTATTTCTTCTCCGCTGCTTATGGGAGTGGGTCCGAAAAAGAGGCACAGACAAGCCCCTTCGGGCCAGTATGCGACATCCCCTTTGGCAACTGTTTCCTGTGGTTTTTCAATATCGCTTTTAAGTGGTATAGCAAAATAGATTTCCTCGCCCCAAGTGTTGACCCGGGTTTCGTAGGGAAGAATACCAGTCAGTTTTTCGGCAAGCTTGCTCTGCAAAAGCTCTGCTTCTATACGTATACCCTGGTCGGGAAATTCAAAAAGTATTTTTTTCATTGTTTTCCCTCCCCAAACAAAGAATTCTGCCCAGGTTGAAGGCAACTTTTTCAAGCAAGAAAGAGGCTTTTTGCATGGCTTCTTGCTCGCTTATCGGCCCGCTGGCAATTGAAAAGGCTGCCAGAATGCCTTCCGGTAATTCTTGGGAAAGCTGTTCCCATTCAATTTTTCCAGCCAGCACAATTAACGGTTTCCCAAACTTCTGGCAGTATTTCATCACCCCATGGATTACTTTACCAAAGAGGGTTTGTTGGTCAAACTTTCCCTCACCGCTGATGACCAAATCAGCGTCCTTGATAGCTTCTTCCAGGCCCACTAGTTGCGCAATGAGTTCTATTCCCTTCACAATGCGTGCTCCCAAAAAAGCGTGTAATGCGGCACCAATTCCTCCTGCTGCACCGGCTCCCTTTAGGTTGTCTACCGAAATCCCAGTTTCCTGGTGTATCAAGCGTGCCCAGTGCTTCAGGCCCTGGTCAAGATATTGTACGTCCTCGGGACTCGCCCCTTTCTGGGGAGCATAAACGTAGCTTGCTCCCTGAGGTCCGTACAGTGGGTTTTCGACGTCACAGGCAATCAGTATCTCGATGCCCTCAGCTTTGAGAAAGGCACTTTGATCGATACTGTGTATTTTGGGAAGGTTGTCGCCTATGCCCTGCAGTTCTCTGCCTTCTGCATCTTTGAAGCGCATGCCCAGAGCCTGTAAGGCTCCGGTTCCTCCATCGCAGGTTGCACTGCCTCCAATTCCCAGCACAATGCGAGGACATTTCCGAAGAATGGCTTCTTTAAGGAGTTCTCCTACTCCATAGGTGGTTGTAAAGCGGGGGTTTCTTTTTTGAGGAGGTACTTGTGGTAATCCTGCGGCCTGAGCGAGTTCAATCACACAGGTACCGTCAGGAAGAAGCCCCATCTTGGCTTTTACTTTTTCGCCCAGCGGTCCGGAAACTTCCTTTTCAATTATCTGGCCCCCGGTTGCCCGGACAATTGACTCCACTGTGCCTTCTCCGCCATCAGCAAGTGGTTTTTCAATGATGGTGAAAGATGTGCTCGCCTTTTCAAGCCCCGAACCAATTGCCTGGCTTGCTTCAAAGCTTTGCAGACTCCCCTTAAAAGAATCCGGGCAGATCACTATTTTCAAAGATCTTCCCCCCTCTTTTCTCTGGAAAGCACTTCATACAGCTCTTCCTGAGGTGGCAGTTTGCGTTCTGGTACCATTTTCACCCTGATTACCATTTTCCAGGCCGGATGCAGCAGAGTGATTTCGTCATCCACCCTTACCCTGTCTCCTGGTTTGGCAGGTCGTCCGTTGATAAGTATTCTGCCACTTCGACAGGCTGTTTGGGCCAGTGTCCTGCGTTTGAAAATCCCGCTGATTTTCAGGTATTTGTCAATTCTCACTTGGTTCCCAGGGAAAAACCGTTTCCTCTCTCGATAGCTCTGGGAAGCAGGAATAATCTCCTCCACTGCCTACTCCCACCAAGTAAACTATGGAAAGAGCGCCTCTTTCTTTTAAGAAGTTTTCTATGTGATGGAGAAGTTGCTCAGGGATTGGATAGGCACTGATTAAGAGCACTCTTTTACCTGGAAGGTTGCCCACTGCTTCCCAGCGGACTTCCTGCTTGCTTTCGTCAAAGTCAAGCGTCCGCAGTTCTCGGTTTAGAAACTGGTTAAGTATACCTGCAATGATAATACCTCCATTACTTGCTCCCACCAGGAGGTCCGGGTTCCATCCCCGGATAAGGGGCAGCAGAACTTCCACTCTTTTCATGAGCTCTTCAAGCGTAATCAGCATGAGTTTTCTTTGGCCTTCTCCCATAAACTATCCATCTCCTCCAGGGATGCTTGAGATGGTTTCTTACCTTGCTTTTCCAGCTCCCTTTCTATAAAGTTGAAACGCTCAGTAAAGCGATCGCAGGTTTTTCTTAGTGCTTCTTCGGGATCAATGTTTAGATGACGGGCCAGGTTCACCAGAGCAAAGACCAGGTCCCCCCATTCTCGCGTCATGCGTTCCTGGTCATTGCTTTTGCGTGCTGCATCCAGTTCTTCGAGCTCTTCCAGGACCTTAGCCCATACTGCGTCGGCATTGTGCCAGTCAAATCCCACCCTGGCCACTCGAGACTGAATGGCGTGTGCACGCAGAAGCGCTGGTAGGTGACGGGGTATCGAGGCAAGCATGCTTTCTCTTTTTTCCTTGCGGTCCTTGATTTCTTCCCAATTTTTCAGTACTTCCTGCACATCCTTGGCTTGCACTTCTCCAAAGACGTGGGGATGTCGCACCCGCATTTTGGAAATTATTTTCTGAAGAACCTGTTCTATGGTGAAAGTACCTTTCTCCTTGCCTATTCTGGCGTGAAAAATGATGTGTAAGAGCATGTCGCCAAGTTCTTCACTAAGGCTTTCTTCGTCCCCCTTGTCGATAGCCTCAAAAGCTTCATAAAGCTCTTCTATCATAAGAGGTTTGAGGGTTTCCCGGGTTTGTTGCTTGTCCCAGGGACAGCCATTTTCTCCCCGCAAAGTGTCAACAATGAAAAGCAGTTCCTGGAAAAGCTCTGAAGCCTCTCTATGTTTGTCCATTTCGGATCACCTTTTCTAAGAGCTGAGCTAACTTTTTGGTACCGATAAATGGCATTCTGAGCGCAGCTCGGTCTTTGTACCTGGTAAGAATTGTTGCTACCGCACTTTCCCGAAAAGCGCTTTGCAACCTGACCAATGCTTCCAAAGGTCCGATAATGAATATTCGTGTTCCTTCCTGCTTAATCTCTTCAACCTGAGTTATTTTAGCATAATACTTGAGCTTTGTGAGAGAAAACAAGGTAGAGACTGGAGGAGGCATTTTCCCAAAGCGGTCTTCCATTTCTTCAGCGATTTTTGCTATTTCTTCCTCGTTCAAAGCTTTGAGCAGCTTCTGGTAATAACGCAGTCTTTCTGACTCAGAAAAAATGTAGTAATCGGGTAGGTAAGCTTCTTCCTTAAGGGAAATCTGAACTGGGAACTCTGAGGGCAACTGCTCGATTTCTCCCTTTAGCCGTGCAATTTCCTCTTCCAGAAGTCGAGAATAGAGGTGAAATCCAACTTCCTGAATAAAGCCGTGCTGTTCCGGACCAAGTATATTCCCAGCTCCGCGAATTTCAAGGTCTCGTAGAGCCAATTTGAAGCCAGAACCGGTTTCAGTGAATTCAAGAAGTGCGTTGAGGCGTTCCCGGGCTTTGTGGTCCAGGTGACGAGGATAAAAGAAATACGCATACGCTTCTCGATTTCCTCTGCCTATTCTCCCGCGTAGTTGATAGAGCTGGGCTAACCCAAAGTGAGTTGCCGGGTCCACGATTAAGGTGTTGACTGAGGGGATATCCAGCCCGATTTCAATGATGGTGGTACAGAGAAGAAGAGGGATTTTGCCCTGATAAAAGTCGGTCATGATTTTTTCCAGTTCTTTGCCGCTCATTCTGCCGTGGGCAAAAGCAAAGTTGATTTTGGGAAACATTTCTCTCAGCTCTTCGGCTATTTTCATTAAATCTTTGATGCGAGGACATACATAGAAAATTTGTCCCTCACGTTCCAACTCCTGAGCGATTGCTTGCTGGATGTACTCTTTTTTGCGGGGCAACACCAAAGTGTGAATGTTTTTTCTCCCCTCAGGTGGCGTTTCAATGCAGCTTATGTCTCGTATTCCCAGTAAGGAGAGATAAAGAGTTCGAGGTATGGGAGTTGCGGTCAAGGTAAGTACGTCCACGCCCACTTTCAGCTGTTTCAGTTTTTCCTTGTGAAAAACACCAAATCGCTGTTCCTCGTCAATGATTAAAAGCCCCAGGTCTTTAAAGGCGATGTCTTTTTGCAACAAACGATGAGTGCCAATTACGATATCCACTTGCCCTTTTTTAATCTGTTCCACAATTTCCCGCTGCTGCGCAAGGCTTTTGAAGCGGTTCAGGACTTCTATCCTAATTGGAAAATCCTTCATCCTTTCTCGGAAGGTTATGTAGTGTTGTTCGGAAAGGAGAGTAGTTGGAGCCAAAAGTGCCACCTGTTTTCCGTCCATAACCGCTTTGAAGGAGGCTCGGACGGCAATCTCGGTCTTTCCAAATCCAACGTCTCCGCAGACCAGGCGGTCCATGGGTTTGGGTGACTCCATGTCTTTTTTTACTTCTTCAATGGTTTTTCTCTGGTCAGGTGTTTCGAGATAGGGGAAAGCCAGCTCCAGCTGTTTCTGCCACGTGGTATCCGGGGAAAAAGCATGTCCTCCTTCCAGTATCCTACGGGCATAAAGCTCGACCAATTCCCTGGCTATTTTGCCTGCTTGTTTCCTGGTTCGCTCTTTAATTTTGCTCCATTCGTCGCTCCCCAAGCGTTGCAGGCGAGGCCTTACCCCTTCACCGCCAACGTACTTTTGCACCAGATGTGCATTGTCTACGGGGACATAGAGCTTGTCTGAAGCAGCATACTCAATTTCTATATAAACCCTGCGCACGCCTTCCACTACCAGTTCTTTCAAACCCTTAAAGATGCCGACACCATGTTCCTCATGAACCACGTAGTCTCCTTCCTTGATTTCTCGCAGCAGCTCTCCTTCCTCGCGAGGCGTGGCTCTCCCAGAAGAAGGATGGGGGTAGGTGAAGCCCAGTATTTCTCGGGCAGAAAATATGGCCAATCCGGTCTCAGGGATACTGAATCCCTGGGGAAGGTTGGAAGGCACAATAATGATTTTTTCTTCAGCGTGGATTTCACTGCTAAAAGGGATGGCAGCCTCTCTCAAAATGCTGGCAAGGCTTTCCAGCTTTTCCGCTGGCAGCGTTATCAACACTTTTTGAAAAGCATTTTCCCTGAGGTAACTGAGAAAGCGTTCCATTCGACCACTAAAGAGGGGCAGCGGCTCACTCAATATCTCAACACTGCGGTGCTCTCTCCGGGGTACTATGCCGGAAAAAACCTGGTAGGGGAGACTTAAAGGGCTTTTTTCATAGAAAACATCGTCCCAGAATATGATTCCTTGCACTTTGTTCAGCACTTCCTGAAGAAGCAGTTTTTTAAAGCGGCCGCTGGCTGGAATGATTAGCGCTTGTTCCACTTCCGAAAAGGTACGCTGGGTGTCTGCTGTGAAAAGCTTCATTTTTTCCAGTACATTGGCAAACCAGTAGGTTCGTACTGGATGTTCCATCTGGGGGGAGAATATGTCCAGAACCTCTCCTCGTAAGGCAAAAGAGCCAGGTTCTCTTACAAAGTCTTCTCTCTGATAACCTATTTTTTCCAGTTTTTCAAGCAGGCTGGTGCGTGGGTATTCTCGATTTTTTTCAAGCAAAAGAGAATGTTCCATGAAGAATTCCAGCTCCTCGATTTCGCAGGAAAGGTCTTCGGCTTTAAGCAAAAAAATGGAGAAAGGCTTTTGATTTCGAAGTTGTTCCTGCAGGATAATGCCCTGTCGAGGAGCGTTTTCGAATGTGAAGATGCTGGCTTTCGCATCAAAAAAAAGTGTAGACAGCTCTTCCAGCAGGATTTTAACTTTGTTCTGAGTTTTTCGGTCTGGTACCACGTAAAAAAGCGGCAGACGATACCAAGAAGCAGCAAAGAGTGCAACCAAAGGCCTTATCAGGGCCTCGCTCTTCAGGTGAATAACCTGGTATTGTGCAAGTTGCTGAGTGATGGTTTTCAGAAAAGTCCGCAGTCGGAGAATTACGTCCATTTTAAATTATTGTATATACAGTTGTACTATTTTTGAAACCAGAGATGGAGTATTCCGTAGGTCATTAGGGCAGAAAAAGCACTGCCTGCCAAAATCTGGTAAAGGTTATGTTTTTTAAGGTACAAGCGGGCCCAGCCCAAAAGGAAAAGCAGGGCGTATAGCAATGCCCAGGAAGGGTTCAGGTAGTAGACGAGAGCAGTTACTGGTCCTGCTACGCCGGCAAGATGCATACTGATTTTCCAGAAAAGAGAAATGAAAGCGCCCACTGCAGTCACTCCGATGTAGCAGGCGGTTATTCCAAGAAGTGGGCGGGGAGCTTTCAGGAGATAGAGAACCAAAAAGCCTGCTGCATAGAGTGCAGTAATCAAAAGGTAAGGAATAAATCTTTCCCGATGATGTGGAAGGTCGGGATCTGAAACCCTACCTTTTTGGGCCAGCTTGATTACCAGGAGCGTAGGTAGCAGAGTGGCAAAAAGAAACCCTACCAGCCAATAGAAGAGAGCTTTGGAGGGAGGTTGTAAAAAGGAAAAAGAAACTACTCCGTAAAGAAAGGCGGCGACAAAGGTAGGTTGCAGTAAAGCGGAAATTACTTTGGCCAGTCGTTCAGATTTTTGCATCGCTACTTTCTTCGCTCAGTTCCTCCCTCTTTGCGTTGTAAATGTTCATTGCTTTCTGAATGCCTTCTTGCAAGATGCAGTAAATTGCCTCCACGGCTTTTTGCTCTGCTCGCTCAAGGAGTAGCATTTCCTGGGCATCGCTGGGGATGCCCAGAACGTAATCAACCATGAACTCTTTGCGTTCAGGTTTGCCTATTCCCACCCTCACTCTCACAAAGTCCTGAGTGTTCAAGGCTTCGACCAGAGAATTAAGACCTCGATGGCCAGCAGTGCCACCGCCCCTTTTAATGCGCAGGGTACCTGGTGGAAGGTCGATTTCGTCATGAACCACGATTATCTTTTGGGGGTCATCAACTGTAAAGGCCTGGTCTTCCAGGAAGGCCTGCATGGCCACACCACTTCGGTTCATATAGGTCAGTGGTTTTATCAGAAACACCTCTTGGTTGCCGGTCTTAAAGATAGAAAAGCAGTAATAAGGGGTTTTCGAAAAGCAAACTTTTTCCTTGCAGGCAATCCTATCCACCACTCGAAAACCCACGTTGTGCCGGGTAAGGGCGTATTTTTCACCTGGGTTACCCAGACCTACCACAAGATAGGGCACTACTCTTCTGCCTCTCCTCCTTTTTTAATCACTTCGGGCTGAGCTTCTTCCTCTTCTTCGGCTTCGGCAGCTTCCTCTTCAACGCTCACTTCAGGTGGAATTACTGAAACCACCACTTCGTCGGGGCTTTCAGTTATGGTAACTCCCT
This portion of the Thermatribacter velox genome encodes:
- the mazG gene encoding nucleoside triphosphate pyrophosphohydrolase — encoded protein: MDKHREASELFQELLFIVDTLRGENGCPWDKQQTRETLKPLMIEELYEAFEAIDKGDEESLSEELGDMLLHIIFHARIGKEKGTFTIEQVLQKIISKMRVRHPHVFGEVQAKDVQEVLKNWEEIKDRKEKRESMLASIPRHLPALLRAHAIQSRVARVGFDWHNADAVWAKVLEELEELDAARKSNDQERMTREWGDLVFALVNLARHLNIDPEEALRKTCDRFTERFNFIERELEKQGKKPSQASLEEMDSLWEKAKENSC
- the pth gene encoding aminoacyl-tRNA hydrolase, whose translation is MPYLVVGLGNPGEKYALTRHNVGFRVVDRIACKEKVCFSKTPYYCFSIFKTGNQEVFLIKPLTYMNRSGVAMQAFLEDQAFTVDDPQKIIVVHDEIDLPPGTLRIKRGGGTAGHRGLNSLVEALNTQDFVRVRVGIGKPERKEFMVDYVLGIPSDAQEMLLLERAEQKAVEAIYCILQEGIQKAMNIYNAKREELSEESSDAKI
- a CDS encoding RNA-binding S4 domain-containing protein, yielding MRIDKYLKISGIFKRRTLAQTACRSGRILINGRPAKPGDRVRVDDEITLLHPAWKMVIRVKMVPERKLPPQEELYEVLSREKRGEDL
- the mfd gene encoding transcription-repair coupling factor, which translates into the protein MDVILRLRTFLKTITQQLAQYQVIHLKSEALIRPLVALFAASWYRLPLFYVVPDRKTQNKVKILLEELSTLFFDAKASIFTFENAPRQGIILQEQLRNQKPFSIFLLKAEDLSCEIEELEFFMEHSLLLEKNREYPRTSLLEKLEKIGYQREDFVREPGSFALRGEVLDIFSPQMEHPVRTYWFANVLEKMKLFTADTQRTFSEVEQALIIPASGRFKKLLLQEVLNKVQGIIFWDDVFYEKSPLSLPYQVFSGIVPRREHRSVEILSEPLPLFSGRMERFLSYLRENAFQKVLITLPAEKLESLASILREAAIPFSSEIHAEEKIIIVPSNLPQGFSIPETGLAIFSAREILGFTYPHPSSGRATPREEGELLREIKEGDYVVHEEHGVGIFKGLKELVVEGVRRVYIEIEYAASDKLYVPVDNAHLVQKYVGGEGVRPRLQRLGSDEWSKIKERTRKQAGKIARELVELYARRILEGGHAFSPDTTWQKQLELAFPYLETPDQRKTIEEVKKDMESPKPMDRLVCGDVGFGKTEIAVRASFKAVMDGKQVALLAPTTLLSEQHYITFRERMKDFPIRIEVLNRFKSLAQQREIVEQIKKGQVDIVIGTHRLLQKDIAFKDLGLLIIDEEQRFGVFHKEKLKQLKVGVDVLTLTATPIPRTLYLSLLGIRDISCIETPPEGRKNIHTLVLPRKKEYIQQAIAQELEREGQIFYVCPRIKDLMKIAEELREMFPKINFAFAHGRMSGKELEKIMTDFYQGKIPLLLCTTIIEIGLDIPSVNTLIVDPATHFGLAQLYQLRGRIGRGNREAYAYFFYPRHLDHKARERLNALLEFTETGSGFKLALRDLEIRGAGNILGPEQHGFIQEVGFHLYSRLLEEEIARLKGEIEQLPSEFPVQISLKEEAYLPDYYIFSESERLRYYQKLLKALNEEEIAKIAEEMEDRFGKMPPPVSTLFSLTKLKYYAKITQVEEIKQEGTRIFIIGPLEALVRLQSAFRESAVATILTRYKDRAALRMPFIGTKKLAQLLEKVIRNGQT